The Catenuloplanes niger genome includes a window with the following:
- a CDS encoding methyl-accepting chemotaxis protein codes for MRRFLDLSVRTKLAMLVAASLVALATCMTVTIISDHQADEASDRLANVNEASALVLRLDQLASEMKVNGLQSVVRATPAEQTDLLAAAVAEAEDLLAQLDAVVLPTGLESAVDRIEAVYADYTQVITRFVASAVAEQAQARLSWEQNDVDNYLTSAVLDNERALFAETIEREDAARAAASNRALVIMWVTVVVAAVVLAAFAYLVVQSVVPPLSRVRAALAAMAAGDLTVAANVRSRDEVGQMAKALEEAQEDIRTVVAAVTEAAHSVASSADRISTTSTTMSQSASDASDQAHGVAEAAARVSSNVDAVANGTQEMGTAIREIAHNATEAARFAGQAVQVAETTTAQVGKLGESSEQIANVIKVITAIASQTNLLALNATIEAARAGESGKGFAVVAGEVKELAQETARATEDIARQVEAIQNDTSGAVAAIEEISHVIAQISSFQTTIAGAVEEQTATTTEMNRSIAAAAEGAAGIAANISGLATATEVTTSGVGESQSAVTDLGTMAHRLENLVSHFRY; via the coding sequence GTGCGCAGATTCCTGGACCTGTCCGTACGGACCAAGCTGGCGATGCTCGTCGCCGCGTCGCTGGTCGCGCTCGCCACCTGTATGACCGTGACGATCATCAGCGACCATCAGGCGGACGAGGCCAGCGACCGGCTGGCGAACGTCAACGAGGCCAGCGCGCTGGTGCTGCGCCTCGACCAGCTGGCCAGCGAGATGAAGGTCAACGGTCTGCAGTCCGTCGTCCGCGCCACCCCGGCCGAGCAGACCGACCTGCTCGCCGCGGCCGTCGCCGAGGCCGAGGACCTGCTGGCCCAGCTCGACGCCGTGGTGCTGCCGACCGGCCTGGAGTCCGCGGTCGACCGGATCGAGGCGGTCTACGCCGACTACACCCAGGTGATCACGCGGTTCGTGGCCAGCGCGGTCGCGGAGCAGGCGCAGGCCCGGCTGTCCTGGGAGCAGAACGACGTCGACAACTACCTGACCAGCGCCGTGCTGGACAACGAGCGGGCCCTGTTCGCCGAGACCATCGAACGGGAGGACGCGGCCCGCGCCGCCGCCAGCAACCGTGCGCTCGTGATCATGTGGGTGACCGTGGTCGTCGCGGCCGTGGTGCTGGCCGCGTTCGCCTACCTGGTCGTGCAGTCCGTGGTCCCGCCGCTGTCCCGGGTCCGCGCCGCGCTCGCCGCGATGGCCGCCGGCGACCTGACCGTGGCCGCGAACGTGCGCTCCCGCGACGAGGTCGGCCAGATGGCCAAGGCGCTCGAGGAGGCGCAGGAGGACATCCGGACCGTGGTCGCGGCCGTCACCGAGGCCGCGCACTCGGTCGCCTCGTCCGCCGACCGGATCTCCACCACGTCGACCACCATGTCGCAGTCCGCGTCGGACGCCTCCGACCAGGCGCACGGCGTCGCCGAGGCCGCGGCCCGGGTGTCCAGCAACGTCGACGCGGTCGCGAACGGCACCCAGGAGATGGGCACCGCGATCCGCGAGATCGCGCACAACGCGACCGAGGCCGCCCGCTTCGCCGGCCAGGCCGTGCAGGTCGCGGAGACCACCACCGCGCAGGTCGGCAAGCTCGGCGAGTCCTCCGAGCAGATCGCCAACGTGATCAAGGTGATCACCGCGATCGCCAGCCAGACGAACCTGCTGGCGCTGAACGCCACCATCGAGGCCGCCCGCGCCGGCGAGTCCGGCAAGGGCTTCGCCGTGGTCGCCGGCGAGGTCAAGGAACTGGCCCAGGAGACCGCCCGCGCCACCGAGGACATCGCCCGTCAGGTCGAGGCGATCCAGAACGACACGTCCGGCGCGGTCGCCGCGATCGAGGAGATCAGCCACGTGATCGCGCAGATCAGCTCGTTCCAGACCACGATCGCCGGCGCGGTCGAGGAACAGACCGCGACCACCACGGAGATGAACCGCAGCATCGCCGCGGCGGCCGAGGGCGCGGCCGGCATCGCCGCCAACATCTCCGGCCTGGCCACCGCGACCGAGGTCACCACGTCCGGCGTCGGCGAGTCGCAGAGCGCGGTCACCGACCTCGGCACGATGGCGCACCGCCTGGAGAACCTGGTCTCCCACTTCCGCTACTGA
- the chvE gene encoding multiple monosaccharide ABC transporter substrate-binding protein, whose product MIRRWAAGLVLVLGLAGCGGDAAEVAAPDRGLVGIAMPTKQSQRWIADGENMVAQFALLGYDTTLQYADDDTALQVTQIQQMIDDGAEALVVGAIDGTKLKDVLAAAAGAEIPVISYDRLIRGTDDIDYYATFDNFKVGVQQAGYIVQALGLSRGGGPYTLELFAGSSDDNNATFFFNGAMSVLQPYINDGILEVASGETSFAAVATQRWDGKVAKERMARLLDGTYANERVDAVLSPYDGITRGIIEALLEGGYAATALPVLTGQDAELESVKLIAAGQQGQTVYKDTRELAKVAVQMVNALVTGGEPMVNDTEQYNNGVKDVPTFLLQPVTVTRDNYQRVLVEGGYYTAAEIGA is encoded by the coding sequence ATGATCCGGAGATGGGCGGCGGGCCTGGTGCTCGTGCTGGGACTGGCCGGGTGCGGTGGCGACGCGGCCGAGGTCGCGGCGCCGGACCGCGGGCTGGTCGGCATCGCGATGCCGACCAAGCAGTCGCAGCGCTGGATCGCCGACGGCGAGAACATGGTGGCGCAGTTCGCACTGCTCGGCTACGACACGACGCTGCAGTACGCGGACGACGACACGGCGCTGCAGGTGACGCAGATCCAGCAGATGATCGACGACGGCGCGGAGGCGCTGGTGGTCGGCGCGATCGACGGGACCAAGCTCAAGGACGTGCTCGCCGCGGCCGCGGGCGCGGAAATCCCGGTGATCTCCTACGACCGGCTGATCCGCGGTACGGACGACATCGACTACTACGCCACGTTCGACAACTTCAAGGTCGGCGTGCAGCAGGCCGGCTACATCGTGCAGGCGCTCGGGCTCTCGCGCGGTGGCGGGCCGTACACCCTGGAGCTGTTCGCGGGGTCGTCGGACGACAACAACGCCACGTTCTTCTTCAACGGCGCGATGAGCGTGCTGCAGCCGTACATCAACGACGGGATCCTCGAGGTCGCCAGCGGTGAGACGAGCTTCGCGGCGGTGGCCACCCAGCGCTGGGACGGGAAGGTCGCGAAGGAGCGGATGGCCCGGCTGCTCGACGGCACGTACGCGAACGAGCGGGTCGACGCGGTGCTGTCCCCGTACGACGGGATCACCCGCGGCATCATCGAGGCGCTGCTCGAGGGCGGGTACGCCGCGACCGCGCTGCCCGTGCTGACCGGCCAGGACGCGGAGCTGGAGTCGGTCAAGCTGATCGCGGCCGGCCAGCAGGGCCAGACCGTCTACAAGGACACGCGGGAGCTCGCCAAGGTCGCGGTGCAGATGGTCAACGCGCTGGTCACCGGCGGCGAGCCGATGGTCAACGACACCGAGCAGTACAACAACGGCGTCAAGGACGTGCCGACGTTCCTGCTCCAGCCGGTGACCGTGACCAGGGACAACTACCAGCGGGTCCTGGTCGAGGGCGGCTACTACACCGCCGCCGAGATCGGAGCCTGA